ACAAGCGGCTCGCAGGTTTCGCCTGCGAGCCGCTCACTCGTCTGATGTTTGTTAGGGAAGATGCCGCGCTTAGTCTTCGTAGTTTTTCTTGTAGTCAGGCTTTTTGCAGTAACGCCCCCACGACATGCCGAATTTGAGGGTAGCCCGTCCGAAAGGCCCCGAAAGGTCGCGGTCGGTGATGCTGGCGTAGTTGGAACCGTTGACAAAGCGATAACCGCCTTCCAAACCGAAACGGAACCAACGGAACACATTGATTTCCACTCCCGCAGAGGGTTGTATCGTGAGCGTGTTGTCGCGTCCTTCCACGCTGTGCCGCACTCTCCCCTGCCCTATTTCCACGTTGAGCGTGGGGTGGATGGCCTTGTATGGGATGAAGGCATAGCCAATGAAGCCGCCGTTGTAGTTGAAATCAAGTCTTTGGGTCTCGCCGGGTACGAGCAGGATGTCGTCAATCATGCGAAAGTGCGACCAGCCGAGTTGAAGCGAACGGCCAAACTCAAAACCGAAGAAGCCTCGCCGGTTGGTTGCTTCTATGTTTTTATATTGCGTGTAATCCCACGAGACACCGCCCCATAGGCCGGAAAGACCCCAACCCCGAGTGCCGAGCAGGGTTTCTTCGCGTTGGCCGATAACAGATAAGGAAGAGAGAAGGAAAGCAAGGACGAACAAGAAAGATTTGTTGCGCATAGCAGAGTGGTTGATTCGTTAAATGAAAAATAGCACGAGGAAAATTGGAGGCCGCTTGGGTCTTACGACACTTGGAACGAACGCTTCGTCTCGACTGCCTTCCCAGCGACGCTCAAACGGACAACAAGGTTACATGGGTGGTTGCAACATTGCGAACAAAAAAGAGGCGCTACAGGCAATCTTTACGTTTTTCTAACGGGTTTTAACCTGTTTTAACTAAAAAACACACCCACTGTTTTCACTTCTGTGCCATGCTATCAACACCTATTCTCCTTTTTTTCGCCGCAGCAAAAACGATGTGGCAAGCGTCACCAGCAGACCCACAGGCAATGGCTCGATAAATGTCAGCGCCGCACGGGTAAATGGGTTTTTATACATGGTTTTGTAGCCCTCCATTTTGGCAGCTTCTTGGCTGATTTGCTCTTCCGTCGCGCCCTTGCTCTTCATTTGCGCCAACACCTGTTCTATGTACTTGTCCATAAAATCAGGCATGAGCGTCTGATAGACGACCATCCATGCCGCCACATAGCACAGGCACGAAATCAGCATGATGGCCAAACCCACTTTGAACGCTTTTCCAAAGCCCCAGGCATCCCCTGCGAATTGCTCCCGATAGGTGCGCACGCCAAAATAGACGAATAGCATGCTGAGCAAAATGCCGGCATAGCCTATGACCTCTCCGTTTTGGTGGTCTGCCGCATTTTTGAAATAAAGCGCGGAGCCTGTCATCATAACGGCGGCTACTGCGCCGGAAATCAATCCGTATTTGAGAACTATCTTGTTCATGTCGTTAGGTGTTTTAAATGTGAAAAAGTGCCACAAATGACGGCCTCTCATGCCACAGTCGCCTCACCCGTTCGGGTGATTCGTGGCCCGGCACCTCAAAATCATGCTTTCGTGGGAGTGCATCAGAGGAGTAGGCCGAGTGCTTTTGCCTTCTGAATGGCTTGGGTGCGGCGTTGCGCGTCCAATTTGGCGAACACGTTGGAAGTGTGTGTCTTGATGGTATTCAGCGAAACAAAAAGCCGGTCGGCGATTTCTTGGTTGGTCAAGCCTTGAGCGATGAGTTGCAACACTTCCATCTCGCGTGGCGTGATACCGAGTTTTTCCAAAACCTTTTCTTGTGGAGCCAGAGCGGGGGCAGCAGCCAGCACCTGTGTGATGTGTGTTGGCATTTTTCTGCGCGTCAGTTTTTTGCCAGCCCAAATGCCCAATGCCGTGAACAGGATAGCCACCAAGCCAACGTACCACTCCTCGGCGTGTTCCAACACCAGCAAACGGTATTGGAAAAAATGCAGCGCCGCCAACAACAGCCCCAACGCAAGGCCATAGAGGAAAATGGTCGTCCATTTCATGTCGCAAAAATCGGAAAAGTCGCCTGAAAATCCCCCTTGATTTGCTGGGATTTGTCAGGTGTCCCCGAGTGATGGCCATGATTTTGAACAGATTGCGCTTTAAACTATACCGAAAACTTGGCGGCGCGAGATTTAAGAAGGCGTTGTTCGGGGAGGCAAACAAAACGAGGGCGCGGCCAAAAGCCCGCGCCCTCGTGCAAACAAGTGGACTGGTTGTGCGACCTGCCCACCCGCCAATCCGCAAGACCTACTACTTCTTGGGATAAACGTACTGCTCCACGTCGGCCTCGCTCACCGTTTGGTCGCAAAGGATAAATAGCCGTTCGATGACGTTCGCCAGTTCACGGATGTTGCCCGTCCAGTTGTAATCCTGCAAGGACTTGATGGCACCGGGCGTGAAAGTCTTGGGCGGGTGGCCGTAGTCGTCGGCGATACGGCGGTTGAAGTGCTCCACAAGGAGCGGGATGTCGTCGCGGCGCTCATTGAGGGAGGGTACTTTGACGACGATGACTGCCAAGCGGTGATAGAGGTCTTCACGGAAGCGGCCAGCAGCGATTTCAGCGCGAAGGTCTTTGTTCGTGGCCGCCAACACCCGCACATCCACCTTGATTTCCTTGGAGTCGCCCACACGGACGATTTTGCTTTCTTGCAGGGCGCGGAGCACTTTGGCTTGCGCGTCGAGACTCATGTCGCCAATCTCATCGAGAAAAAGAGTGCCGCCGTTGGCTGCCTCGAACTTGCCGGGGCGGTCGGCAATCGCGCCGGTGAACGAGCCTTTTTTGTGGCCGAACAACTCGCTTTCAATCAGTTCAGCCGGAATCGCCGCGCAGTTCACCTCCACAAGTGGACCGTCGGCGCGATTGCTTTTTTCGTGAATCCAACGCGCCACCAATTCTTTGCCAGTGCCATTTTGGCCAGTGATGAGCACTCGGCTTTCGGTAGGCGCCACCTTTTCCAGCATTTTTTTGATTTCCAGAATCGGCCCGCTCTCGCCAATCATCGTCACGCCCTTGCTGCTTTTCACCTGTTTGCGCAGCACTTGGGTCGTGTTCACGAGGTCGGCGCGTTCGATGGCGTTGCGCACGGTGATGAGCATTCGGTTCAGGTCGGGCGGCTTGGAAATGAAGTCGAACGCGCCCTTTTTCACCGCTTCCACGGCGGTGTCAATGGTGCCGTGACCACTCACCATGATGACGGGTATTTCAGGCGATAGGATTTGCAGGCGCTCCAGCGCCTCGATACCGTCCATTTTGGGCATTTTGATGTCCGTGATGACAACATCGTACTTTTCTTTCTGCACTTTTGCGATGCACTCCAGCCCATCGGATGCTTCGTCCACATCATATCCCTCAAATTCGAGAATGTCGCGCAAAGTGCGGCGGATGGGCATTTCGTCGTCCACAATCAGGATTTTGGCCATAACTAATTAGAGTGGTTCTGGGTTTTTTGATGAAGAAAGGAAGGAGGCACAAAGAAAAATTCTTTCCCTCGATTCGACCGCATAACAACCGTTTTTTTCTGTGCGATTTTTCTTTTTTCAACTTTACCTTTGTTACAAATGCCAATTCCCACCTCACAACAAAATTTCACGATTATGCAATTCAAAACTATTCTACCGCTCCTGTTCGTGCTGCTCGGCACGGCCCTGCTTCCCGCACAGAACAACGTCGTCAGAGAAACCGAAAGGATGATGTCCTTCGGCAGCCGACCGGGTTTCCGGCTCGAGTTCCCAAACGCCACGACTGACATGGTGGAAAACGAGTGGAAAAACTGGACAAAAAAACATTTCAACGCCAAATTGAAAAAGAAAGGCAACGAATGGTCGGCCAACGACCTGAAATCCTCAATGTTGGGAGCCGACCCCTTCTCGCTGTATTCCAACATCGAAAAAACCTCGTCGGGCGCTGCCCTGACGGCGTGGTTCGACACAGGCTCCTCGTTTCTCAACAGCCGCGACAACCCGTCGCGAGCCACAGAGGTATCGAGCGCCCTTCGACAATTCTACTACGACGTGCGCCGCGCCACCTACGACAAGCAAATAAAAGACGAGGAGAAAAAACTCAAGGACTTGGAAAAGAACAACCAGAACATGGCCAAGACCTCCAAAGACTTGGAAAAAAGCATCGAGGACTACAAAGCCAAAATCAAAAAGGCGGAAGACGACATTCTGAAGCTGGCACGCGACCAAGAAAGTGGCCTCATCAACATGGAAAATCAGCGCAAAGTCATCGAAGAAATGAAGCAGCGCAAGCTAAACGTGGAAAGCGAGAGCAATTGAGCGAAAAATCGCGACACCCCTCTACTTTTTGTTTGAAAGAAATCCCGTTTTGGCTGGCCAAGACGGGATTTCTTTCTTCATTTTGAGATTTTTTTTGAGTGAACGGCTGTTTTTTTGAAAAAAGCGGTATAAGGATAAGCAAAACGCCTAAACTCAAAAAGTTTTGTTTTCGAGAAAAAAAGGCGATATTTTTTAAAACATAAATTTTTAATTTTGACGCTCAAAAGCCAGTCAAAAAAAATTTTGCACTGTGGAAAATTTACATTCCCTTAACTTAACAAGCTGCCGAAAAAAACGAGAAGGCACCACATTTTCACTTTCCCCCGATTTCTAAACCCTTGCTATTTATCGCTTTATGTCACCCGTCAAACAGTCGCCGAAGACGAGCAAGCCCGTGCCGAAAGGTGTGGATAACCAAAATCCAATGTGGATAACTTGGCGAATATGGCGTGTTATCAACAGGTAGGATTGGGGTTTTCCACAGATTTAGGCAATACGGATTGTTTGGAAATGGAATCGGCCCGAATTTCAAAGTACGTTTGTCGCCCTGTCGCAACCCACAGCAAACGACATACTCAATGCCCAACCGAAAATCTCCCTGCTCATGAACGAATCGGACAACAAGGGGCAAAACGAACGGCCCCAAGCCAAGCGCAACCAACGCGGCACGAACAATCAGGACAGCCTATCCAACTACGTTTTCGGCAAGGTACAGCCACAGGCTATACCGCTCGAAGAGGCCGTGCTCGGTGCCCTCATGCTCGACCGCGAGGCGCTGCCGATGGTAATGGACATTCTCCGCCCCGAAAGCTTCTATCTGGAAGCCCACCAGCATATCTACAGGGCCATCATCAAGTTGTTCGAGCGTTCCAACCCCGTTGATTTGCTGACCGTGACCGAGGAAATGCGCAAGAGCGGCGACCTCGACAAAATAGGCGGCGGGTATTATTTGGTCGAGCTGACCCACCGCATCGCCTCTGCCGCCAATATCGAATACCACGCCCGCATCATCGCCCAAAAACACATCCAGCGCGAGCTCATCAGCGTCAGCACACGCACCATCCGCGACGCTTACGAAGACACCACCGATGTGTTCGACCTGCTCGACGAGGCCGAAAAAGGGCTTTTTGCCATCACCCAGAACAACCTGAGCCGCAGCTACGAGAGCATGGGGTCGCTTAGCAGCAAAGTCCTCAAACAAATCGAGGAACTGGCCGGCAAATCGGATGGCCTCACTGGGGTGCCCACAGGCTTTACTGACCTCGACCGCCTCACATCCGGTTGGCAACCTTCCGACTTGGTCATCATCGCGGCGAGGCCGGGCATGGGCAAAACCTCCTTGGTGCTCGCCATCATGCTCAATGCCGCCAAGGATTTTGGCAAACCCGTCGCCATGTTCTCGCTCGAAATGGCAAGCACCCAACTCGTGCAGCGACTCATCTCCATGGAAGCAGAAATAGCCGGCTCCAAAATGCGCAACGGAAAACTCGAAGACTGGGAGTGGCAGCAGCTACAAACCACCGTGGAGCGGCTCAACGCCGTCCCGATTTTCATTGACGACACGCCTGCTATCAACATCTTCGAGCTGCGCGCCAAATGCAGGCGTCTCAAAATGCAGCACGACATCCAATTGGTCATCATTGACTACCTCCAACTCATGACGGGCGCTTCGGAAAACAGCCGCAACGCCAACCGCGAACAGGAAATCGCGGGCATTTCGCGGGCGCTGAAAAGCTTGGCCAAAGAACTGAACATCCCCGTCATCGCGCTCTCCCAGCTGAGCCGCGCAGTGGAAGTAAGGGGAGGAAGCAAGCGGCCTCAATTGAGCGACCTGAGAGAAAGCGGGAGCATCGAACAAGATGCCGACATCGTATCCTTCATTTACCGCCCCGAATACTACCAAATCCTGGAAGACGAAAACGGTCAAAGCCTCAAAGGCATCGCGGAAATAATCGTCGCCAAGCATCGTCACGGGGCGCTCGACACTGTTCGGCTCAAATTCACCGACACCTTCGCCAAATTTGGCAACCTCGACGACCCCGCGTTTGCAGGCATGCAAGACCCCCTCGCTGGCCCCTTCTCCCCCAGCATCATCACCATGCCCTCGCGCATGAACGAGGAGGATATACCATTCTGAAACCACCAAAAAAGGGCAACCCTTGCGTCATTGAAGAGCCTCACCAGCATTTTCAACCATGCCGAAAACCTAGCAGCATGAGATGTAGCAATGCCCATTGGTTACTCTTCAATGACACACGAGATGCCCTTTTTCGCGTCAGGCAATACAATTTTACTTGTCCAACGGCTTCTTTTCAGCCTCACGCATCCCTTGGCGGATTTCGTCTTCCACCGCGTTCTTGGCGCTGTTGAACTCGCGAATACCTTTGCCCAAGCCACGCATGAGCTCAGGTATCTTCTGACCGCCGAACAACAGCAACACAACTAAAAAAATCAATACAAACTCCGTGGCGCCGAGGTTGCCGAGGAACAATAATGTAGATGTCATGGTCGTCGAAATTTTGAATGGTGGAACATAATGCGGCTCTTTGCCATCATCAGCGACTCTGCTCTGACCGGAATCGCCGGACAAAGTTACGTCGCTCGCAAGCAAATCGTACCCGCCAAGCGTAATTTAACCAACGGGCCGCGTCAATGCCCCTTCAAAAGCCAAACCGCGTGCCTGTCCTGTTGGTTTTCTTGTAAAAACTTCATCAGAGAGTAGGGCAGCGCGATATGAAACCAACCCCTACGCTCCGGCATCCACCATCTATCCAATTCATACTTTTTCTTCCGAAATTTGCCCCTCCTAATCAAT
This Saprospiraceae bacterium DNA region includes the following protein-coding sequences:
- a CDS encoding sigma-54-dependent Fis family transcriptional regulator translates to MAKILIVDDEMPIRRTLRDILEFEGYDVDEASDGLECIAKVQKEKYDVVITDIKMPKMDGIEALERLQILSPEIPVIMVSGHGTIDTAVEAVKKGAFDFISKPPDLNRMLITVRNAIERADLVNTTQVLRKQVKSSKGVTMIGESGPILEIKKMLEKVAPTESRVLITGQNGTGKELVARWIHEKSNRADGPLVEVNCAAIPAELIESELFGHKKGSFTGAIADRPGKFEAANGGTLFLDEIGDMSLDAQAKVLRALQESKIVRVGDSKEIKVDVRVLAATNKDLRAEIAAGRFREDLYHRLAVIVVKVPSLNERRDDIPLLVEHFNRRIADDYGHPPKTFTPGAIKSLQDYNWTGNIRELANVIERLFILCDQTVSEADVEQYVYPKK
- the dnaB gene encoding replicative DNA helicase, which produces MNESDNKGQNERPQAKRNQRGTNNQDSLSNYVFGKVQPQAIPLEEAVLGALMLDREALPMVMDILRPESFYLEAHQHIYRAIIKLFERSNPVDLLTVTEEMRKSGDLDKIGGGYYLVELTHRIASAANIEYHARIIAQKHIQRELISVSTRTIRDAYEDTTDVFDLLDEAEKGLFAITQNNLSRSYESMGSLSSKVLKQIEELAGKSDGLTGVPTGFTDLDRLTSGWQPSDLVIIAARPGMGKTSLVLAIMLNAAKDFGKPVAMFSLEMASTQLVQRLISMEAEIAGSKMRNGKLEDWEWQQLQTTVERLNAVPIFIDDTPAINIFELRAKCRRLKMQHDIQLVIIDYLQLMTGASENSRNANREQEIAGISRALKSLAKELNIPVIALSQLSRAVEVRGGSKRPQLSDLRESGSIEQDADIVSFIYRPEYYQILEDENGQSLKGIAEIIVAKHRHGALDTVRLKFTDTFAKFGNLDDPAFAGMQDPLAGPFSPSIITMPSRMNEEDIPF
- the tatA gene encoding twin-arginine translocase TatA/TatE family subunit, with product MTSTLLFLGNLGATEFVLIFLVVLLLFGGQKIPELMRGLGKGIREFNSAKNAVEDEIRQGMREAEKKPLDK
- a CDS encoding DUF4199 domain-containing protein, with amino-acid sequence MNKIVLKYGLISGAVAAVMMTGSALYFKNAADHQNGEVIGYAGILLSMLFVYFGVRTYREQFAGDAWGFGKAFKVGLAIMLISCLCYVAAWMVVYQTLMPDFMDKYIEQVLAQMKSKGATEEQISQEAAKMEGYKTMYKNPFTRAALTFIEPLPVGLLVTLATSFLLRRKKGE
- a CDS encoding response regulator transcription factor, whose translation is MKWTTIFLYGLALGLLLAALHFFQYRLLVLEHAEEWYVGLVAILFTALGIWAGKKLTRRKMPTHITQVLAAAPALAPQEKVLEKLGITPREMEVLQLIAQGLTNQEIADRLFVSLNTIKTHTSNVFAKLDAQRRTQAIQKAKALGLLL